The genomic interval GGTTCGACCCCGTCGAGTGCGACAAAGACTGGTACGCGAAACGGCCGGTCGCAAGTCTGTCGCGCGCGTCCACGGCCGAAGGCGCATATCGGCCGCTGGAAGCGATCGGGGACATCGCCGAGATGCTGCCCGAGGTGGCGGCGCAGGTGCGGGCTGCGCCGTGGCCCGACGATTTGGTGGCAGCGTGCCGGGCCCGCGTGCGGCCTGAGCCGGCGCCGGCCGGGCACGGCCTCAGCCCGATCGCCTGCGTCCGTGCGATGCGGAAGGTCGCGCCGCATGACGCGGTGCTCGCGTGCGACGTGGGCTCGCACAAGTACTTCGCCGGACAGTTCTGGGAGAGTTACGAGCCGCACACGTTCTTCATGTCGAACGGATTGTCCGCGATGGGGTACGGCATTCCCGCGGCGATCGCCGCGAAGCTCCAGTTCCCGGCCCGGCCGGTGATGGCGCTGATCGGGGACGGCGGATTCTTGATGATGTTGCACAACCTGACGCTCCTGGCGCAGCACAAGCTGCCGATCGTGATCATCTGCTTCGTCGACGACAGCCTGAGCTTGATCCGAGTCGGGCAGAAGCGGCGCGGGTTCGCGCCACACGGCGTAGACTTCGCCGCCCCCGATTTTGCGGCGATCGCCGAGGGGTTCGGCGTGTCCGGGACGCGCGTGACCTCGGTCGACCACCTCGCGCGGGCGCTCGAGGAGGCCATCCTCGCCGACCGGCCGGCGGTGCTCAGCGTGGGCATCGACGCGCACGAGTACGACCTATACTGCTAAGGCACCGTCGCCGACGTTCGGCGCGGGTGGACGGCCAGCGTGTGCGAGCGGCCCCGACGCGGGCGGTCGACGCCGCAACGCCATGACCGCGTGGACCCGCCGGTCATGCCGGAGCCCGTCCGGGGGATGCGGCGGGGACGGCGCCGCCGAGCGGAGGGAGGACTCGCCGCGTCTGCGCGAGCCGAGTCTGCCGCCGGGTGCGTTGACCGAGCGGAGCGCCACCGAGGAGGAGACGCGTGACGAAACGGGAGCATCTCGAGACGACCCTGCGACGCGAAATGGAATCGGCCGGGGTGGACGCCGTGATCGGCGTGTCGCCTGAGAACGTGCAGCACCTGGCCGGGGTGTTCATCATCAGCCAGCGGATGATCAGCGATCGCCTGGCGTTCGCGGTCTACCCGCGCCGAGGGGCCCCGTTCTTCGTGGTCAGCACCGTCGTCGAGTACACGGCGCGGACGCAGTCCTGGATCGACGACATCGTGCCGTACACGGAGCACGCGGTGCTGCCGGTGGAAGGGTTGGTCCAGGCGCTCCGGGATCGGGGGCTGTCGCGGGGGCGCATCTGGATCGAGACCGGCTATCTGCCTACGCGGGACGGGGATACCCTCCGCAAGGCCCTGCCCGACTTGGAGCTCCTCGATGCGGAGCGCCTGCTGAACCGCTCGCGCATGATCAAGACGCCGGAGGAGATCCGGTACATGACCGAGATCGCGCGCGTGTGGGAGACCGCGGTGCACGCCGGGTACGCCGCGACCACCGCGGGTGAGCCGGAACGGTCGATCGTGCGCCGGATGACCCAACATCTCCACGCCGGTGGAGCAGACTGGGTGCCGTTCGTGAGTTTCGCGTCCGGCCCCGAACGGACGCTGATCGCGCACTCCGTGCCCGACGAAACGCCGGTGGGGCGCGGGCAGATCATGCGCCTCGACATGGTCGGGTTCTTCCGCGGGTACTACACGGACTTCGGCCGGATGGCGATCGTTGGCGATCCGTCGCCCGCGCAGCGCGACGCGTACCGCAAGATCATCACGCTGCAGCGGGAGATGATTCAACGGGCGAAGCCGGGGCGGCGGGCGTCCGACCTCTACCGCGAGTCGGTGGCGATCGGCAAGGACCTCGGCATGGACTTCGAGATGGACGCGATCGGGCACAGCCTGGGCCTGCGCCTGCACGAGTATCCGATCCTCAATCGGTTTGAAGAGGAGACGTTGGCCCCGGAGATGCTGATCTGCGTTGAGATCGCCCACGCCTTCGCCGGCCTCGGGCGGTTCCACGTCGAGGACCTCGTCCGGGTGACCGACCGCGGCGGCGAGCGGCTGACGACCCACATCGATACGAGCGAGATGCTCGTCGTCGGGGGGTAGCGGCGCGTCCGTCGGCGCGTGGTTCGGCGGAACTCGTGAGGAGGGGGAGACGGGATGGCGGCTCGGTACCGGCTCGGCGTGGATATCGGGGGGACGTTTACGGACGTCATGGTGGCGGACGAGGCCGGGGCCGTCGTCGCGACGCTCAAGACGCCGTCGGTGCCCGGGGCGCCCGAGGAGGCGATCTTCACGGCGCTCGAGGAGTTGCGCCGGGCGGAGGTCGCGCCCGAAGACGTGGCGTTGTTCGTCCACGGCACCACGCTCGGCGTCAACACCTTGATCGAGCGAAACGGGGCGACGACCGGGCTCCTCGTGACCCGGGGGTTGCGCGACGTGCTCGAGATCCGCCGGCTCCGGCTGGAGAACACGACGGACTTCTACGGGGACAAACCGCTGCCGTTGGTGCCGAGGGATCTCGTCGAGGAGATCGACGAACGCCTGCTCGCCGACGGGCGGGTGCACCGTCCGCTCGATCCCGATCAGGTACGGGCGGCGGTGCGCCGCCTCGTCGCCGAGGGTGTGACCGCGGTGGCGGTGTGCTTCATGCACGCTTACAAGAACGCGGCGCACGAGCACCAGGTGCGGGACCTGATCCGGGCGGAGTTCCCCGCGCTGTTCGTGTGCACCAGCGCCGATCTGTGGCCGCAGCAGCGGGAGTACGAGCGGTGTCTCGTGGCCGTGATGAACGCGTACATCGGGGCGCGCATGGCGGGATACTTCCACAACCTCGAGGCCGGGGCCGTGACGCGGGGGCTGCGCGCTCAGGTGCTCTCCACAAAGTCCAACGGCGGCGTGATGACGGCGGCGCGCGCGGCGGAGGAGCCGGTCCAGACCCTGCTGTCCGGGCCGGCGTCCGGCGTGATCGGCGCGGCCCACGTCGCCCGGCTCGCCGGTGCCGAGGGGATCGTGACGGTCGACATGGGGGGCACGAGCGCGGATGTGGCGGTCGTCGTCGGCGGCCACGCCGCGTACTCCACCGAGAACCAGGTCGGGGACTTCCCCGTGATCATGCCCGCGGTGGACGTCTCGTCGATCGGCGCGGGCGGCGGTTCGATCGCGTGGCTGGACGCGGCCGGGATCCTGAAGGTGGGACCGCGCAGCGCGGGCGCGGATCCCGGCCCGGCCTGTTACGGCCGCGGCGGCACCTTGCCGACGGTGACCGACGCATACGTGCACCTCGGCATCATCGCCCCGGACCGGTTCCTGGGCGGCCAGATGCCGCTCGACCCCGCGCTGGCCGCGTCGGCGCTCGCGGCGCTCGGGCGGGGGATCAATCTCGGCTCGCACGAGGTCGCGCAGGCCATCCTGGACGTCGCCACCTCCAACATGTACGCCCAGTTCACGCCGCTGATGGCGCGCAAGGGCGTGGATCCGCGCGACTTTACGCTGCTCGCGTACGGGGGGGCGGGACCGACGCACGCGTTCCTGCTCGCCAAGGAGGTGGGGATCGGGAAGGTGCTGATCCCGCCGTCGCCCGGAACGCTGTGCGCGCTCGGGTGCATC from bacterium carries:
- a CDS encoding Xaa-Pro peptidase family protein, with translation MTKREHLETTLRREMESAGVDAVIGVSPENVQHLAGVFIISQRMISDRLAFAVYPRRGAPFFVVSTVVEYTARTQSWIDDIVPYTEHAVLPVEGLVQALRDRGLSRGRIWIETGYLPTRDGDTLRKALPDLELLDAERLLNRSRMIKTPEEIRYMTEIARVWETAVHAGYAATTAGEPERSIVRRMTQHLHAGGADWVPFVSFASGPERTLIAHSVPDETPVGRGQIMRLDMVGFFRGYYTDFGRMAIVGDPSPAQRDAYRKIITLQREMIQRAKPGRRASDLYRESVAIGKDLGMDFEMDAIGHSLGLRLHEYPILNRFEEETLAPEMLICVEIAHAFAGLGRFHVEDLVRVTDRGGERLTTHIDTSEMLVVGG
- a CDS encoding hydantoinase/oxoprolinase family protein, with translation MAARYRLGVDIGGTFTDVMVADEAGAVVATLKTPSVPGAPEEAIFTALEELRRAEVAPEDVALFVHGTTLGVNTLIERNGATTGLLVTRGLRDVLEIRRLRLENTTDFYGDKPLPLVPRDLVEEIDERLLADGRVHRPLDPDQVRAAVRRLVAEGVTAVAVCFMHAYKNAAHEHQVRDLIRAEFPALFVCTSADLWPQQREYERCLVAVMNAYIGARMAGYFHNLEAGAVTRGLRAQVLSTKSNGGVMTAARAAEEPVQTLLSGPASGVIGAAHVARLAGAEGIVTVDMGGTSADVAVVVGGHAAYSTENQVGDFPVIMPAVDVSSIGAGGGSIAWLDAAGILKVGPRSAGADPGPACYGRGGTLPTVTDAYVHLGIIAPDRFLGGQMPLDPALAASALAALGRGINLGSHEVAQAILDVATSNMYAQFTPLMARKGVDPRDFTLLAYGGAGPTHAFLLAKEVGIGKVLIPPSPGTLCALGCIVADLRNDFVRTLYRSDHQTTDAMLEEAYAALERQGRQWLAEESAHGIPLASSFVLYSADMRYEGQAFEIEVGVPGDERGRLAAIAARFHEAYHAIFGVSDPTAPVTFVNLRASVVGVTAKVSRLEPPAKRGAARAADTRPVFIDGRLRDAAVVQRAALGRNGWVAGPVVVEQYDTTTFVPPGYRVRADAFGNLVGEAV